Proteins encoded within one genomic window of Vicinamibacteria bacterium:
- a CDS encoding peroxiredoxin, with amino-acid sequence MAVRIGDEAPDFTAETTEGKIRFHEWIGDKWVILFSHPKDFTPVCTTELGYMAGLKPDFEKRNVKIIGLSVDPVSDHKAWVKDIQETQGHAVNYPLIGDAELTVAKLYDMIHPNASGGKRTAAENATVRSVFIIGPDKKVKAMLVYPMSTGRNFDEVLRLVDSIQLTAKYTVATPVNWKPGQDVIIPTSVSDEDAKKKYPQGFKTLKPYLRVVSQPK; translated from the coding sequence ATGGCTGTACGCATAGGTGACGAAGCACCGGACTTCACCGCCGAGACCACCGAGGGGAAGATACGATTCCACGAATGGATCGGGGACAAGTGGGTCATCTTGTTCTCGCATCCGAAGGATTTCACCCCCGTCTGCACGACCGAGCTTGGATACATGGCCGGCCTAAAGCCCGATTTCGAGAAACGCAACGTTAAGATCATCGGACTCAGCGTGGATCCTGTCAGCGACCACAAGGCGTGGGTCAAGGACATCCAAGAGACTCAGGGTCATGCCGTCAACTACCCCCTGATCGGCGACGCCGAACTTACCGTCGCGAAGCTCTACGATATGATTCATCCAAACGCGAGCGGCGGGAAGCGAACCGCGGCCGAGAATGCGACGGTTCGTTCCGTCTTCATCATCGGGCCCGACAAGAAGGTCAAGGCCATGCTCGTGTATCCGATGAGCACCGGGCGCAACTTTGATGAGGTGCTGCGTCTGGTCGACTCGATTCAGTTAACCGCAAAGTACACGGTGGCGACCCCGGTGAACTGGAAGCCGGGTCAGGACGTCATCATTCCCACATCGGTTTCCGACGAGGACGCCAAGAAGAAGTATCCGCAAGGCTTCAAGACGTTGAAGCCGTATCTGCGGGTGGTGTCACAGCCGAAATAG
- a CDS encoding DUF2785 domain-containing protein, whose amino-acid sequence MIALTLMLAFVGLEASPAPASPAPHVRSFWKGIVGNGYAVPAGESPAALIQELSGYLGSPDRELRDEFAYAIPVQWIYRDKRLAPGELRGLLQLWSANLELGLGDSGNDTVLLRSFSTLDLSILAALDNERPFLTDAEFQGLLAQGLRYLEKERDVRGYDERVGWIHATAHTADLLKFLSRNTKLKATDQKRIVEEIAAKLEGAGSVFTHGEDERLARALLSLARRPDFDPSSLLGWCQRLKAAETSLRDAPVFDHDRFIALQNEKNSLKSLAVLLAGEKTLTVAGKEVEASLIAVLVG is encoded by the coding sequence GTGATCGCTCTCACGCTCATGTTGGCCTTCGTCGGCCTTGAAGCCTCGCCCGCTCCCGCGAGTCCTGCCCCCCACGTCCGTTCCTTCTGGAAGGGTATCGTCGGTAACGGCTATGCCGTCCCCGCGGGGGAGTCTCCCGCCGCATTGATCCAGGAACTCTCGGGATATCTCGGGTCCCCCGACCGGGAACTTCGTGACGAGTTTGCCTACGCCATCCCGGTCCAATGGATCTACCGCGACAAGCGCCTGGCCCCGGGGGAGCTCCGAGGTCTGCTGCAGCTGTGGTCCGCCAACCTGGAGCTGGGTCTGGGAGACAGCGGCAACGACACCGTCCTCCTCCGATCCTTCTCGACGCTCGACCTTTCGATCCTGGCTGCGTTGGACAACGAACGGCCCTTTCTGACGGACGCCGAGTTCCAGGGGCTTCTTGCCCAAGGGCTGAGGTATCTCGAGAAGGAGCGCGACGTCCGGGGATACGACGAGCGCGTGGGATGGATCCATGCGACCGCCCACACCGCGGACCTGCTCAAGTTCCTCTCTCGCAACACAAAGCTCAAGGCCACGGACCAGAAGCGGATCGTCGAGGAAATCGCGGCCAAGCTGGAGGGCGCAGGGTCGGTCTTCACCCATGGCGAGGACGAGCGCCTTGCCCGCGCGCTCCTCTCCCTCGCCCGTCGTCCCGATTTCGATCCCTCATCACTTCTAGGGTGGTGCCAGCGTCTCAAGGCTGCAGAGACCAGCCTCCGGGATGCTCCGGTCTTCGATCACGACCGCTTCATCGCCCTTCAGAACGAAAAGAACTCCCTCAAGAGCTTGGCCGTGCTGCTCGCCGGGGAGAAGACTCTCACCGTCGCCGGTAAGGAAGTCGAGGCAAGTCTCATCGCCGTGTTGGTCGGCTAA
- a CDS encoding MmcQ/YjbR family DNA-binding protein, producing the protein MSSAKQGEAILRRFALSYPSAYEDFPWGESVIKVGKKVFVFLGVASDGLHMSVKLPQSASLALSLPFASPTGYNLGKSGWVTSRFGSRDKPPLPVLRQWIDESYRAVAPKRLVATLPSGGVGPPRMSKTRRSKSRARARRKR; encoded by the coding sequence ATGAGCAGCGCAAAACAAGGTGAGGCCATCCTGCGTCGATTCGCGCTCTCCTACCCATCCGCCTACGAGGATTTCCCCTGGGGTGAGAGCGTGATCAAGGTCGGGAAGAAGGTATTCGTCTTCCTGGGCGTTGCGAGCGATGGCCTCCACATGAGCGTCAAGCTGCCGCAATCAGCGAGCCTGGCGTTGAGTCTCCCCTTCGCTTCTCCTACCGGCTACAACTTGGGCAAGAGCGGTTGGGTGACCTCGCGCTTCGGCTCGCGTGACAAGCCCCCGCTCCCAGTCCTCCGGCAGTGGATCGATGAGAGCTACCGCGCCGTGGCGCCTAAGAGGCTGGTGGCCACCCTGCCCTCGGGTGGTGTCGGGCCGCCTCGAATGAGCAAGACGCGGCGTTCGAAGTCGCGCGCCAGAGCGAGACGAAAGCGCTGA